One stretch of Priestia megaterium DNA includes these proteins:
- a CDS encoding YitT family protein, with protein sequence MTTKQHKKEKAGRLIYRYIMMLIGASLAAVSIELFLVPNSVIDGGIIGISLILVYLTKLPFSLLIIIFNLPFLYSGYKQIGRNFCFSSMFAVVALSIVESQLHHVPAVTSEPLLATVFGGLLLGAGVGTVIRHGGALDGTEILGILLTKKIPFSVGEFVMFLNIFIFAWAGFVLGWEQAMYSILTYYIASKTIDAIIQGLDETKAAFIVSNHYEELSDAITHRLGRGVTKLYGKGGFEGTEKEVIYVVVTRLEITKLKTIISEIDPHAFTTIMDTQEAHGGKFKSAIH encoded by the coding sequence ATGACAACGAAACAGCACAAAAAGGAAAAGGCAGGTCGGCTCATTTATCGCTACATTATGATGTTAATTGGGGCTTCCCTGGCTGCCGTTTCTATCGAATTATTTTTAGTCCCAAATTCCGTAATTGACGGCGGTATTATCGGTATTTCTCTAATTTTAGTTTACTTAACGAAATTGCCGTTCAGTCTTCTTATCATCATCTTTAATCTCCCTTTTTTATATAGTGGATACAAACAAATTGGTCGTAACTTCTGCTTTTCATCTATGTTTGCAGTTGTTGCTTTATCCATTGTAGAATCTCAATTGCACCATGTTCCAGCTGTAACATCTGAACCGCTTCTTGCTACTGTATTTGGCGGGCTGCTGTTAGGAGCAGGTGTAGGAACGGTCATTCGTCACGGCGGAGCGTTAGATGGAACTGAGATTTTAGGTATTTTATTAACAAAAAAAATCCCGTTTTCTGTGGGCGAATTTGTGATGTTTTTAAATATCTTCATTTTTGCTTGGGCAGGGTTTGTGCTAGGTTGGGAACAGGCCATGTACTCTATCCTTACGTACTATATTGCTTCTAAAACAATCGATGCGATTATTCAAGGGCTTGATGAAACAAAAGCAGCTTTTATTGTTTCAAATCACTATGAAGAGCTATCAGACGCTATTACGCATCGTCTAGGCCGCGGCGTGACGAAGCTGTATGGTAAAGGTGGATTTGAAGGTACAGAAAAAGAAGTCATATACGTAGTTGTGACGCGTTTAGAAATTACCAAGCTTAAGACCATTATTTCCGAAATTGATCCGCATGCATTTACAACCATTATGGATACCCAAGAAGCGCATGGCGGTAAATTCAAATCAGCCATCCACTAA
- a CDS encoding MFS transporter produces MKNRSVLFLWFGQSQANLADVLYIVALISILYAQNSSPVLLSCIPFTITTAKFLSSFTVPFLIDRYRAKRILVVSQLLKTSVLSMFFLWHMSLISMLCCVALIAFFDGWAAPVQSSMLPHLVDKEKLLKWNSMFNVTDQTIQIAAYPLGSFLIISWDATGLLWLSFSLYSLSLVFMQAIRINVHSSKTKQKQGLKEGWKLIWHYPRLRVLLVMEVLEGMAAGVWASAIVYVFVKEILNKNEAWWGYINSSFFVGTVLGGFILLKISVEQEKSLYHIVTLGSLLSGFFTLLFGVMSAPFLSLLLSFAIGIALQISATCSYTLTQTAVPLEKLSKVLSATLSVSYVTFGLSVLLLGAVASLNVTAAFLTAGGLVVISGCVGLFLRNYALYG; encoded by the coding sequence GTGAAAAATCGTTCCGTACTTTTTTTATGGTTTGGTCAAAGCCAAGCCAATTTAGCAGATGTATTATATATTGTTGCGTTAATCAGCATTCTTTACGCTCAAAATAGTTCTCCTGTGCTCCTTTCATGCATTCCGTTTACCATTACGACTGCTAAGTTTTTGAGCAGTTTTACTGTGCCTTTTCTTATAGATCGCTACAGGGCTAAGCGTATTCTTGTTGTGTCTCAGCTGTTAAAAACCAGTGTTTTGTCTATGTTTTTCTTGTGGCATATGTCGCTTATCAGCATGCTGTGCTGCGTGGCGCTTATTGCTTTTTTCGATGGGTGGGCAGCTCCGGTTCAAAGCTCTATGCTTCCTCATTTAGTAGATAAAGAGAAGCTGTTAAAATGGAACAGTATGTTTAATGTCACGGATCAAACGATTCAAATTGCAGCCTATCCGCTTGGAAGCTTTCTGATCATTAGCTGGGATGCTACTGGCCTTTTATGGCTGTCATTTTCGTTATACAGTTTGTCACTCGTATTCATGCAGGCCATTCGCATTAACGTTCATTCTTCTAAAACGAAGCAAAAACAAGGGTTAAAAGAGGGATGGAAGCTAATTTGGCATTATCCGCGCCTGCGGGTTTTATTAGTCATGGAGGTTTTAGAGGGGATGGCTGCCGGCGTTTGGGCATCAGCTATTGTCTACGTGTTTGTGAAAGAGATATTAAATAAAAATGAAGCTTGGTGGGGCTATATCAACAGCAGTTTTTTTGTTGGAACGGTTCTTGGAGGTTTCATTTTGTTGAAGATTTCAGTTGAACAAGAGAAAAGTCTTTATCATATCGTAACACTAGGCAGCCTTTTATCAGGTTTCTTTACATTGTTGTTCGGAGTGATGTCTGCTCCTTTTCTTTCACTTTTACTTAGTTTTGCTATTGGCATTGCCCTTCAAATAAGCGCTACGTGTTCTTACACGCTTACACAAACGGCCGTTCCTTTAGAAAAGCTTTCTAAGGTACTTTCCGCTACGCTGAGCGTTTCATATGTGACGTTTGGGCTTTCGGTGCTGCTGCTTGGAGCTGTTGCTTCGCTAAATGTGACGGCGGCGTTTCTAACAGCAGGAGGACTGGTTGTAATCAGCGGCTGTGTAGGTTTATTCTTACGAAATTATGCGCTTTATGGCTAA
- the cobT gene encoding nicotinate-nucleotide--dimethylbenzimidazole phosphoribosyltransferase — protein MINVYIPALQTSAGEKAARYIDTLTKPIGSLGRLEEIAVELAAMTGEVFPTVTPPGVLVFAGDHGIVKEGVSAYPQDVTAQMALNFLQGGAAINVFSQQIDAQFKLIDIGIASDLSHKDLVQRKVKLGTASFYKEDAMTRSEAELAVQVGYEEAEELIAQGIKCLIVGEMGIGNTTSSTAILAVLTGEKVSKLAGMGTGISDEQLRHKVNVIEEALQNRHINPQDPIDIISKIGGLEIAGMTGAMLAAAAHRIPILVDGFICTVAALLATEINTQARDYMFASHQSVEQGHSCAMKLLGKKPLLNLNLRLGEGSGAAVTFPLLHSASLMIANMATFQSAGVSEKE, from the coding sequence ATGATAAACGTTTATATTCCAGCGCTTCAAACAAGCGCTGGTGAAAAAGCGGCACGCTATATTGATACATTAACCAAACCAATAGGAAGCCTTGGAAGACTCGAAGAAATAGCAGTTGAATTAGCGGCCATGACCGGGGAAGTTTTTCCGACAGTCACGCCGCCGGGAGTCCTCGTTTTTGCAGGCGATCATGGAATTGTAAAAGAAGGAGTTTCAGCTTATCCGCAAGACGTAACGGCACAAATGGCGCTGAATTTTTTGCAGGGAGGAGCAGCTATTAACGTGTTTAGTCAGCAAATAGATGCCCAGTTCAAACTGATTGACATCGGCATTGCTTCTGACCTTTCCCATAAGGACCTTGTACAACGCAAAGTGAAGCTGGGCACGGCAAGTTTTTATAAAGAAGACGCGATGACGCGCAGTGAGGCAGAATTGGCTGTTCAAGTCGGATATGAAGAAGCTGAAGAGCTTATTGCCCAAGGAATTAAATGTTTGATTGTAGGAGAAATGGGCATCGGAAATACTACGTCAAGCACGGCTATTTTAGCTGTATTGACAGGAGAAAAAGTCTCTAAGCTTGCAGGAATGGGCACAGGAATTTCTGACGAACAACTGCGCCACAAAGTGAACGTGATTGAAGAAGCGCTGCAAAACAGGCACATTAACCCTCAGGATCCGATTGATATTATTAGTAAAATAGGGGGCCTTGAAATTGCCGGGATGACAGGTGCTATGTTGGCGGCAGCTGCTCACCGTATTCCTATTTTAGTAGATGGTTTTATTTGTACAGTTGCAGCCCTTCTAGCGACAGAAATCAATACACAAGCAAGAGACTATATGTTTGCTAGTCACCAATCTGTTGAACAAGGTCATTCGTGTGCAATGAAGCTTCTTGGCAAGAAACCGCTTCTCAATCTCAATCTTCGGTTAGGTGAGGGAAGTGGAGCTGCTGTTACATTTCCGCTGCTGCACTCAGCTTCACTGATGATTGCCAATATGGCCACGTTTCAATCTGCGGGAGTGTCTGAGAAAGAATAA
- a CDS encoding GNAT family N-acetyltransferase: protein MVVIRQAVETDRERLATLMQEYIVKFCEQPDPSRKALTLHIKRLLNNPSYGIQFVAELEGKLVGFATVYVSWNTYYFKETAVLKDLYVSPLNRGNKIGERLFKICLAYSQKYEFAGMTAECSSENKVAQNLYHKMNGKENAGIQYRFF from the coding sequence ATGGTTGTCATTCGACAAGCGGTTGAAACTGATCGAGAGCGACTGGCTACGTTAATGCAAGAATATATAGTAAAATTCTGTGAGCAGCCTGACCCTTCCCGGAAAGCTTTAACTTTACATATTAAGCGCTTATTGAATAATCCTTCCTACGGTATCCAGTTTGTTGCTGAATTGGAAGGGAAACTAGTAGGTTTTGCGACGGTGTACGTATCGTGGAACACCTATTATTTTAAAGAAACAGCCGTCTTAAAAGACTTGTACGTATCTCCTTTAAACAGAGGAAATAAAATTGGTGAACGTTTGTTTAAGATCTGCCTTGCCTATTCTCAAAAGTATGAGTTTGCAGGTATGACCGCTGAGTGCAGCAGTGAAAATAAAGTTGCTCAAAACCTTTATCACAAAATGAACGGTAAAGAAAATGCAGGGATTCAATACCGTTTTTTTTAA
- a CDS encoding diacylglycerol/lipid kinase family protein translates to MKAAVILNPNAGNKKLVNEIDFICDRLNTAFETVTLYKTEQPGDGADLVRKLEGKADVIIGAGGDGTIYELINALAPLQQRPVFAILPGGTCNDFSRAIGMNQNPLKAVEQIIEKQTEAVDVGKHGEDYFLNFWGIGLVADVSENILEENKEKFGKLSYYMSVGRTLNQAEPFQLKMTSEKASYEGEAVMVLIGNGPFLGGTRAMLGNSSFQDGLLDVFVIKEMGIEPVMAWLQTSPDEEQLNPESNLMHFRAKEVHIETTPEKTVDCDGEKETTTPSTITVLPNHINMIVGNR, encoded by the coding sequence ATGAAGGCAGCAGTGATTTTGAATCCAAACGCAGGAAACAAAAAATTAGTAAATGAAATTGACTTTATATGTGATCGGTTAAACACAGCATTTGAGACGGTTACTTTATATAAAACGGAGCAACCTGGAGATGGTGCCGATCTGGTAAGAAAATTGGAAGGCAAAGCGGATGTCATTATTGGAGCAGGAGGAGACGGGACAATTTATGAACTCATCAATGCTCTTGCTCCGCTGCAGCAACGTCCTGTATTTGCTATTTTACCTGGAGGAACGTGCAACGACTTTTCGCGTGCAATTGGAATGAATCAAAATCCTTTAAAAGCAGTGGAGCAAATTATAGAAAAGCAGACGGAGGCAGTGGATGTTGGAAAACATGGCGAAGATTATTTTTTAAACTTTTGGGGAATCGGCCTCGTAGCTGATGTATCTGAAAATATTTTAGAAGAAAATAAAGAGAAATTTGGTAAGCTCTCTTACTACATGAGCGTAGGTAGAACTTTAAATCAAGCAGAGCCTTTTCAATTAAAAATGACGAGCGAAAAAGCTTCCTATGAAGGAGAAGCTGTTATGGTGTTAATTGGAAACGGTCCTTTTTTAGGAGGAACTCGCGCTATGCTAGGAAACAGCTCATTTCAAGACGGATTATTAGATGTATTCGTTATTAAAGAAATGGGAATCGAGCCGGTTATGGCATGGTTACAAACAAGCCCTGATGAGGAACAGCTTAATCCTGAAAGCAACCTTATGCATTTTCGTGCAAAAGAAGTCCATATCGAAACCACTCCTGAAAAAACGGTAGATTGTGATGGAGAAAAAGAAACGACAACACCTTCAACGATTACGGTTCTCCCCAATCACATAAATATGATAGTAGGAAACAGATAA
- a CDS encoding YitT family protein, translating into MVSICCGSLLIGLGLNGFIAPYHLLDGGLIGFGLIVYYVFGTPIGMSIFFLNVPVYLYAFFRHRQNFFYGSIGLFVSFFMTEWLSILEGTLELPLLFSSLLGGALVGMGIGLMLRYGISSDGLDLIAIIVSEKWKINIGITIFILDSTIMIVGLHIIGFTAFCYSMLVITMSSIMIMLFTSPRWLSS; encoded by the coding sequence GTGGTTTCGATTTGCTGTGGCAGCTTATTAATTGGACTAGGGCTAAACGGATTTATTGCTCCGTATCACTTACTAGACGGTGGACTTATAGGATTTGGGCTTATCGTATATTATGTGTTTGGAACTCCTATCGGAATGTCCATTTTCTTTTTGAACGTACCTGTCTATTTATATGCTTTTTTTCGTCATCGTCAAAACTTTTTTTATGGAAGTATAGGTTTATTTGTTTCTTTTTTTATGACAGAATGGCTGTCTATTCTCGAAGGCACGCTGGAGCTTCCTTTGCTCTTTAGCTCATTGCTTGGAGGCGCACTCGTAGGAATGGGAATAGGACTGATGCTTCGCTACGGCATCAGTTCGGACGGGCTTGATTTAATTGCCATTATTGTATCGGAAAAATGGAAAATCAATATAGGAATAACCATTTTTATCTTAGACAGTACGATTATGATAGTGGGCTTACATATTATCGGATTTACTGCTTTTTGCTACTCCATGCTTGTTATTACGATGAGCAGCATAATGATTATGCTCTTTACTTCTCCGCGATGGCTGTCTTCATAA
- a CDS encoding DUF4306 domain-containing protein, whose translation MSIKCMTQLFASCFVFLLSSVATWYNGSSMLEGPLSASLTGGLTKSSAVHHYSHIDYLLYTIKFHPQFPIMMMVSGIYLIVLLSIIGFKKRYGLISSCCLCITALLCYSSYKLSHTPTEGEHAMITSSLAAASLCLAVGLFYLLKRFYSQEEYI comes from the coding sequence GTGTCAATAAAATGCATGACGCAGCTATTTGCAAGTTGTTTTGTTTTTTTACTTTCCTCAGTCGCTACTTGGTATAACGGCTCTTCGATGCTTGAAGGACCTTTATCAGCTAGTTTGACCGGAGGGCTAACAAAGTCCTCGGCGGTTCATCACTATTCTCACATCGATTATTTGTTATATACAATTAAATTCCACCCTCAGTTTCCAATTATGATGATGGTGAGCGGAATTTATTTGATTGTATTACTATCTATTATTGGCTTCAAAAAGCGGTATGGGTTGATTAGCTCCTGCTGTTTATGTATCACAGCTCTCTTATGCTACAGCAGCTATAAACTTTCACATACCCCTACCGAAGGTGAGCATGCCATGATTACCTCTAGCTTAGCTGCAGCAAGTTTATGCTTAGCAGTCGGATTATTCTATTTATTAAAGCGATTTTATTCTCAAGAGGAATATATTTAA